One Corvus moneduloides isolate bCorMon1 chromosome Z, bCorMon1.pri, whole genome shotgun sequence genomic window carries:
- the NEDD4L gene encoding E3 ubiquitin-protein ligase NEDD4-like isoform X7, translating into MATAAAEPVYGLSEDEEESRVLRVKVVSGIDLAKKDIFGASDPYVKLSLYVADENRELALVQTKTIKKTLNPKWNEEFYFRVNPTNHRLLFEVFDENRLTRDDFLGQVDVPLSHLPTEDPTMERPYTFKDFLLRPRSHKSRVKGFLRLKMAYMPKNGGQEEENSDQRDDSEHGWDVVDSSDAASQRQEELPPPPLPPGWEEKVDNLGRTYYVNHNNRTTQWHRPSLVDVGSESDNNIRQINQEAAHRRFRSRRHISEDLEPEPVESGDIPEPWETISEEASASGDSLSLSLPPPPASPVSRTSPQELSEELSRRLQVTPDSNGEQLSSLIQRDPSSRLRSCSVTDTVAEQSQLSLQSGPSRRARSSTVTGGEEPTPSVAYVHTTPGLPSGWEERKDAKGRTYYVNHNNRTTTWTRPIMQLAEDGMVGPGATSSNHLSEPQIRRPRSLSSPTVTLSAPLEGMKDSPVRRAVKDTLSNPQSPQPSPYNSPKPQHKGAQSFLPPGWEMRIAPNGRPFFIDHNTKTTTWEDPRLKFPVHLRSKASLNPNDLGPLPPGWEERIHLDGRTFYIDHRSQVLICGDIDTRDLVPSYDNKITQWEDPRLQNPAITGPAVPYSREFKQKYDYFRKKLKKPADIPNRFEMKLHRNNIFEESYRRIMSVKRPDVLKARLWIEFESEKGLDYGGVAREWFFLLSKEMFNPYYGLFEYSATDNYTLQINPNSGLCNEDHLSYFTFIGRVAGLAVYHGKLLDGFFIRPFYKMMLGKPITLKDMESVDSEYYNSLKWILENDPTELDLMFCIDEENFGQTYQVDLKPNGSEIMVTNENKREYIDLVIQWRFVNRVQKQMNAFLEGFTELLPIDLIKIFDENELELLMCGLGDVDVNDWRQHTIYKNGYCPNHPVIQWFWKAVLLMDAEKRIRLLQFVTGTSRVPMNGFAELYGSNGPQLFTIEQWGSPDKLPRAHTCFNRLDLPLYESFEDLREKLLMAVENAQGFEGVD; encoded by the exons ACCAGAGACGACTTCCTGGGCCAGGTGGATGTGCCACTCAGTCACCTCCCG ACTGAAGACCCAACCATGGAGAGGCCGTATACATTTAAGGATTTCCTCCTCAGACCAAGAAG CCACAAATCTCGCGTGAAGGGTTTTTTGAGACTGAAAATGGCATATATGCCTAAAAATGGTGgccaagaggaagaaaacagtgatCAGAGGGATGACTCTGAG CATGGCTGGGATGTGGTGGATTCCAGCGATGCCGCATCTCAACGTCAGGAGGAGTTGCCACCTCCTCCACTGCCTCCTGGGTGGGAAGAGAAGGTGGACAACCTGGGGCGGACTTACTACGTGAATCACAACAACAGGACCACCCAGTGGCACCGACCCAGCCTCGT TGACGTGGGATCCGAGTCAGATAACAATATCAGACAGATAAACCAAGAGGCAGCTCACAGGCGGTTCCGCTCTCGGCGCCACATCAGTGAGGATTTGGAACCAGAGCCTGTGGAGAGCGGAGACATTCCTGAG CCTTGGGAAACCATTTCAGAGGAGGCAAGTGCCAGTGGGGATTCCTTAAGCTTGTCActgccacctcctccagcaTCTCCAGTATCCCGGACCAGTCCTCAGGAGCTATCTGAGGAGCTGAGCAGAAGACTCCAGGTCACTCCTGATTCCAATGGGGAACAACTCAGCTCTTTGATT caaagAGACCCTTCTTCACGACTGAGGTCCTGCAGTGTAACAGACACCGTCGCTGAACAGTCCCAGTTATCCCTG CAGAGTGGTCCCTCTAGGAGAGCTCGTTCTTCAACTGTCACAGGTGGAGAGGAGCCAACG CCTTCTGTGGCCTACGTGCACACCACGCCTGGCTTACCTTCGGGCTGGGAGGAGCGCAAGGACGCCAAGGGTCGGACCTACTATGTCAACCACAACAACCGGACCACAACGTGGACACGGCCCATCATGCAG CTCGCCGAGGACGGGATGGTGGGGCCGGGCGCGACCAGCAGCAACCACCTGAGCGAGCCGCAGATCCGGCGGCCCCGCAGCCTCAGCTCCCCCACTGTCACCCTGTCAGCACCGCTCGAG GGCATGAAGGACTCTCCGGTGCGCAGGGCGGTGAAGGACACCCTCTCCAACCCTCAGTCCCCACAGCCGTCCCCCTACAACTCCCCCAAGCCCCAGCACAAGGGGGCCCAGAGCTTCCTGCCCCCGGGCTGGGAGATGCGCATCGCCCCGAACGGCCGCCCCTTCTTCATCGACCACAACACCAAGACCACCACCTGG GAGGATCCACGGCTGAAGTTTCCAGTGCATTTGAGATCCAAAGCATCACTGAACCCCAATGACTTGGGCCCTCTTCCT cctggctgggaggaAAGAATACATCTGGATGGAAGAACGTTTTATATAGACCATA GAAGCCAGGTGTTGATATGTGGAGACATTGATACCAGAGACTTAGTGCCCTCCTACG ATAATAAAATTACCCAGTGGGAAGACCCCAGGCTGCAGAACCCAGCCATCACAGGCCCA GCAGTGCCGTACTCCAGGGAGTTCAAGCAGAAATACGACTATTTCCGCAAGAAGTTAAAGAAACCT GCTGACATACCCAACAGATTTGAGAtgaaattacacagaaataacatttttgagGAGTCCTACAGAAGAATCATGTCCGTGAAGAGACCTGATGTACTAAAAGCCAGGCTCTGGATTGAATTTGAGTCAGAAAAAGGACTTGACTATGGAGGTGTGGCCAGAGAgtggttttttctcttgtccAAGGAGATGTTTAACCCTTACTATGGTCTCTTTGAATACTCAGCAAC GGACAACTATACACTTCAGATTAATCCTAATTCAGGTCTCTGTAACGAAGACCATCTGTCGTACTTCACGTTCATTGGCCGGGTGGCCGGCCTGGCTGTGTACCACGGGAAGCTGCTGGACG GCTTCTTCATCAGACCTTTCTACAAGATGATGCTGGGGAAGCCCATAACTCTCAAAGACATGGAGTCAGTG GATAGCGAATACTACAACTCTTTGAAGTGGATCCTGGAAAACGACCCTACGGAGCTGGATCTCATGTTTTGCATAGATGAGGAAAACTTTGGACAG ACATATCAAGTGGACCTGAAGCCCAATGGGTCTGAAATCATGGTAACGAATGAAAACAAGCGGGAATACATTGA cctggTCATCCAGTGGCGGTTTGTAAACAGAGTGCAGAAGCAAATGAATGCCTTTCTGGAG GGATTCACAGAACTGCTTCCTATTGATCTGATTAAAATTTTTGATGAAAATGAACTGGAG TTACTGATGTGTGGCCTTGGTGACGTCGATGTCAATGATTGGAGACAACACACCATCTATAAAAATGGTTACTGCCCAAATCATCCTGTTATCCAGTGGTTCTGGAAG GCTGTTCTGCTGATGGATGCTGAGAAACGGATCCGGCTCCTGCAGTTTGTGACCGGGACGTCACGTGTGCCTATGAATGGATTTGCTGAACTTTATG GTTCAAATGGTCCTCAGCTGTTTACAATAGAGCAGTGGGGAAGTCCTGATAAGCTGCCCCGAGCTCACACCTG CTTTAACCGCCTAGACTTACCTCTGTATGAATCTTTCGAGGATCTGCGGGAGAAGCTCCTCATGGCCGTGGAGAATGCCCAGGGGTTTGAAGGGGTGGATTAA
- the NEDD4L gene encoding E3 ubiquitin-protein ligase NEDD4-like isoform X6, which translates to MERPYTFKDFLLRPRSHKSRVKGFLRLKMAYMPKNGGQEEENSDQRDDSEHGWDVVDSSDAASQRQEELPPPPLPPGWEEKVDNLGRTYYVNHNNRTTQWHRPSLVDVGSESDNNIRQINQEAAHRRFRSRRHISEDLEPEPVESGDIPEPWETISEEASASGDSLSLSLPPPPASPVSRTSPQELSEELSRRLQVTPDSNGEQLSSLIQRDPSSRLRSCSVTDTVAEQSQLSLQSGPSRRARSSTVTGGEEPTPSVAYVHTTPGLPSGWEERKDAKGRTYYVNHNNRTTTWTRPIMQLAEDGMVGPGATSSNHLSEPQIRRPRSLSSPTVTLSAPLEGMKDSPVRRAVKDTLSNPQSPQPSPYNSPKPQHKGAQSFLPPGWEMRIAPNGRPFFIDHNTKTTTWEDPRLKFPVHLRSKASLNPNDLGPLPPGWEERIHLDGRTFYIDHRSQVLICGDIDTRDLVPSYDNKITQWEDPRLQNPAITGPAVPYSREFKQKYDYFRKKLKKPADIPNRFEMKLHRNNIFEESYRRIMSVKRPDVLKARLWIEFESEKGLDYGGVAREWFFLLSKEMFNPYYGLFEYSATDNYTLQINPNSGLCNEDHLSYFTFIGRVAGLAVYHGKLLDGFFIRPFYKMMLGKPITLKDMESVDSEYYNSLKWILENDPTELDLMFCIDEENFGQTYQVDLKPNGSEIMVTNENKREYIDLVIQWRFVNRVQKQMNAFLEGFTELLPIDLIKIFDENELELLMCGLGDVDVNDWRQHTIYKNGYCPNHPVIQWFWKAVLLMDAEKRIRLLQFVTGTSRVPMNGFAELYGSNGPQLFTIEQWGSPDKLPRAHTCFNRLDLPLYESFEDLREKLLMAVENAQGFEGVD; encoded by the exons ATGGAGAGGCCGTATACATTTAAGGATTTCCTCCTCAGACCAAGAAG CCACAAATCTCGCGTGAAGGGTTTTTTGAGACTGAAAATGGCATATATGCCTAAAAATGGTGgccaagaggaagaaaacagtgatCAGAGGGATGACTCTGAG CATGGCTGGGATGTGGTGGATTCCAGCGATGCCGCATCTCAACGTCAGGAGGAGTTGCCACCTCCTCCACTGCCTCCTGGGTGGGAAGAGAAGGTGGACAACCTGGGGCGGACTTACTACGTGAATCACAACAACAGGACCACCCAGTGGCACCGACCCAGCCTCGT TGACGTGGGATCCGAGTCAGATAACAATATCAGACAGATAAACCAAGAGGCAGCTCACAGGCGGTTCCGCTCTCGGCGCCACATCAGTGAGGATTTGGAACCAGAGCCTGTGGAGAGCGGAGACATTCCTGAG CCTTGGGAAACCATTTCAGAGGAGGCAAGTGCCAGTGGGGATTCCTTAAGCTTGTCActgccacctcctccagcaTCTCCAGTATCCCGGACCAGTCCTCAGGAGCTATCTGAGGAGCTGAGCAGAAGACTCCAGGTCACTCCTGATTCCAATGGGGAACAACTCAGCTCTTTGATT caaagAGACCCTTCTTCACGACTGAGGTCCTGCAGTGTAACAGACACCGTCGCTGAACAGTCCCAGTTATCCCTG CAGAGTGGTCCCTCTAGGAGAGCTCGTTCTTCAACTGTCACAGGTGGAGAGGAGCCAACG CCTTCTGTGGCCTACGTGCACACCACGCCTGGCTTACCTTCGGGCTGGGAGGAGCGCAAGGACGCCAAGGGTCGGACCTACTATGTCAACCACAACAACCGGACCACAACGTGGACACGGCCCATCATGCAG CTCGCCGAGGACGGGATGGTGGGGCCGGGCGCGACCAGCAGCAACCACCTGAGCGAGCCGCAGATCCGGCGGCCCCGCAGCCTCAGCTCCCCCACTGTCACCCTGTCAGCACCGCTCGAG GGCATGAAGGACTCTCCGGTGCGCAGGGCGGTGAAGGACACCCTCTCCAACCCTCAGTCCCCACAGCCGTCCCCCTACAACTCCCCCAAGCCCCAGCACAAGGGGGCCCAGAGCTTCCTGCCCCCGGGCTGGGAGATGCGCATCGCCCCGAACGGCCGCCCCTTCTTCATCGACCACAACACCAAGACCACCACCTGG GAGGATCCACGGCTGAAGTTTCCAGTGCATTTGAGATCCAAAGCATCACTGAACCCCAATGACTTGGGCCCTCTTCCT cctggctgggaggaAAGAATACATCTGGATGGAAGAACGTTTTATATAGACCATA GAAGCCAGGTGTTGATATGTGGAGACATTGATACCAGAGACTTAGTGCCCTCCTACG ATAATAAAATTACCCAGTGGGAAGACCCCAGGCTGCAGAACCCAGCCATCACAGGCCCA GCAGTGCCGTACTCCAGGGAGTTCAAGCAGAAATACGACTATTTCCGCAAGAAGTTAAAGAAACCT GCTGACATACCCAACAGATTTGAGAtgaaattacacagaaataacatttttgagGAGTCCTACAGAAGAATCATGTCCGTGAAGAGACCTGATGTACTAAAAGCCAGGCTCTGGATTGAATTTGAGTCAGAAAAAGGACTTGACTATGGAGGTGTGGCCAGAGAgtggttttttctcttgtccAAGGAGATGTTTAACCCTTACTATGGTCTCTTTGAATACTCAGCAAC GGACAACTATACACTTCAGATTAATCCTAATTCAGGTCTCTGTAACGAAGACCATCTGTCGTACTTCACGTTCATTGGCCGGGTGGCCGGCCTGGCTGTGTACCACGGGAAGCTGCTGGACG GCTTCTTCATCAGACCTTTCTACAAGATGATGCTGGGGAAGCCCATAACTCTCAAAGACATGGAGTCAGTG GATAGCGAATACTACAACTCTTTGAAGTGGATCCTGGAAAACGACCCTACGGAGCTGGATCTCATGTTTTGCATAGATGAGGAAAACTTTGGACAG ACATATCAAGTGGACCTGAAGCCCAATGGGTCTGAAATCATGGTAACGAATGAAAACAAGCGGGAATACATTGA cctggTCATCCAGTGGCGGTTTGTAAACAGAGTGCAGAAGCAAATGAATGCCTTTCTGGAG GGATTCACAGAACTGCTTCCTATTGATCTGATTAAAATTTTTGATGAAAATGAACTGGAG TTACTGATGTGTGGCCTTGGTGACGTCGATGTCAATGATTGGAGACAACACACCATCTATAAAAATGGTTACTGCCCAAATCATCCTGTTATCCAGTGGTTCTGGAAG GCTGTTCTGCTGATGGATGCTGAGAAACGGATCCGGCTCCTGCAGTTTGTGACCGGGACGTCACGTGTGCCTATGAATGGATTTGCTGAACTTTATG GTTCAAATGGTCCTCAGCTGTTTACAATAGAGCAGTGGGGAAGTCCTGATAAGCTGCCCCGAGCTCACACCTG CTTTAACCGCCTAGACTTACCTCTGTATGAATCTTTCGAGGATCTGCGGGAGAAGCTCCTCATGGCCGTGGAGAATGCCCAGGGGTTTGAAGGGGTGGATTAA
- the NEDD4L gene encoding E3 ubiquitin-protein ligase NEDD4-like isoform X8: MERPYTFKDFLLRPRSHKSRVKGFLRLKMAYMPKNGGQEEENSDQRDDSEHGWDVVDSSDAASQRQEELPPPPLPPGWEEKVDNLGRTYYVNHNNRTTQWHRPSLVDVGSESDNNIRQINQEAAHRRFRSRRHISEDLEPEPVESGDIPEPWETISEEASASGDSLSLSLPPPPASPVSRTSPQELSEELSRRLQVTPDSNGEQLSSLIQRDPSSRLRSCSVTDTVAEQSQLSLQSGPSRRARSSTVTGGEEPTPSVAYVHTTPGLPSGWEERKDAKGRTYYVNHNNRTTTWTRPIMQLAEDGMVGPGATSSNHLSEPQIRRPRSLSSPTVTLSAPLEGMKDSPVRRAVKDTLSNPQSPQPSPYNSPKPQHKGAQSFLPPGWEMRIAPNGRPFFIDHNTKTTTWEDPRLKFPVHLRSKASLNPNDLGPLPPGWEERIHLDGRTFYIDHNNKITQWEDPRLQNPAITGPAVPYSREFKQKYDYFRKKLKKPADIPNRFEMKLHRNNIFEESYRRIMSVKRPDVLKARLWIEFESEKGLDYGGVAREWFFLLSKEMFNPYYGLFEYSATDNYTLQINPNSGLCNEDHLSYFTFIGRVAGLAVYHGKLLDGFFIRPFYKMMLGKPITLKDMESVDSEYYNSLKWILENDPTELDLMFCIDEENFGQTYQVDLKPNGSEIMVTNENKREYIDLVIQWRFVNRVQKQMNAFLEGFTELLPIDLIKIFDENELELLMCGLGDVDVNDWRQHTIYKNGYCPNHPVIQWFWKAVLLMDAEKRIRLLQFVTGTSRVPMNGFAELYGSNGPQLFTIEQWGSPDKLPRAHTCFNRLDLPLYESFEDLREKLLMAVENAQGFEGVD; this comes from the exons ATGGAGAGGCCGTATACATTTAAGGATTTCCTCCTCAGACCAAGAAG CCACAAATCTCGCGTGAAGGGTTTTTTGAGACTGAAAATGGCATATATGCCTAAAAATGGTGgccaagaggaagaaaacagtgatCAGAGGGATGACTCTGAG CATGGCTGGGATGTGGTGGATTCCAGCGATGCCGCATCTCAACGTCAGGAGGAGTTGCCACCTCCTCCACTGCCTCCTGGGTGGGAAGAGAAGGTGGACAACCTGGGGCGGACTTACTACGTGAATCACAACAACAGGACCACCCAGTGGCACCGACCCAGCCTCGT TGACGTGGGATCCGAGTCAGATAACAATATCAGACAGATAAACCAAGAGGCAGCTCACAGGCGGTTCCGCTCTCGGCGCCACATCAGTGAGGATTTGGAACCAGAGCCTGTGGAGAGCGGAGACATTCCTGAG CCTTGGGAAACCATTTCAGAGGAGGCAAGTGCCAGTGGGGATTCCTTAAGCTTGTCActgccacctcctccagcaTCTCCAGTATCCCGGACCAGTCCTCAGGAGCTATCTGAGGAGCTGAGCAGAAGACTCCAGGTCACTCCTGATTCCAATGGGGAACAACTCAGCTCTTTGATT caaagAGACCCTTCTTCACGACTGAGGTCCTGCAGTGTAACAGACACCGTCGCTGAACAGTCCCAGTTATCCCTG CAGAGTGGTCCCTCTAGGAGAGCTCGTTCTTCAACTGTCACAGGTGGAGAGGAGCCAACG CCTTCTGTGGCCTACGTGCACACCACGCCTGGCTTACCTTCGGGCTGGGAGGAGCGCAAGGACGCCAAGGGTCGGACCTACTATGTCAACCACAACAACCGGACCACAACGTGGACACGGCCCATCATGCAG CTCGCCGAGGACGGGATGGTGGGGCCGGGCGCGACCAGCAGCAACCACCTGAGCGAGCCGCAGATCCGGCGGCCCCGCAGCCTCAGCTCCCCCACTGTCACCCTGTCAGCACCGCTCGAG GGCATGAAGGACTCTCCGGTGCGCAGGGCGGTGAAGGACACCCTCTCCAACCCTCAGTCCCCACAGCCGTCCCCCTACAACTCCCCCAAGCCCCAGCACAAGGGGGCCCAGAGCTTCCTGCCCCCGGGCTGGGAGATGCGCATCGCCCCGAACGGCCGCCCCTTCTTCATCGACCACAACACCAAGACCACCACCTGG GAGGATCCACGGCTGAAGTTTCCAGTGCATTTGAGATCCAAAGCATCACTGAACCCCAATGACTTGGGCCCTCTTCCT cctggctgggaggaAAGAATACATCTGGATGGAAGAACGTTTTATATAGACCATA ATAATAAAATTACCCAGTGGGAAGACCCCAGGCTGCAGAACCCAGCCATCACAGGCCCA GCAGTGCCGTACTCCAGGGAGTTCAAGCAGAAATACGACTATTTCCGCAAGAAGTTAAAGAAACCT GCTGACATACCCAACAGATTTGAGAtgaaattacacagaaataacatttttgagGAGTCCTACAGAAGAATCATGTCCGTGAAGAGACCTGATGTACTAAAAGCCAGGCTCTGGATTGAATTTGAGTCAGAAAAAGGACTTGACTATGGAGGTGTGGCCAGAGAgtggttttttctcttgtccAAGGAGATGTTTAACCCTTACTATGGTCTCTTTGAATACTCAGCAAC GGACAACTATACACTTCAGATTAATCCTAATTCAGGTCTCTGTAACGAAGACCATCTGTCGTACTTCACGTTCATTGGCCGGGTGGCCGGCCTGGCTGTGTACCACGGGAAGCTGCTGGACG GCTTCTTCATCAGACCTTTCTACAAGATGATGCTGGGGAAGCCCATAACTCTCAAAGACATGGAGTCAGTG GATAGCGAATACTACAACTCTTTGAAGTGGATCCTGGAAAACGACCCTACGGAGCTGGATCTCATGTTTTGCATAGATGAGGAAAACTTTGGACAG ACATATCAAGTGGACCTGAAGCCCAATGGGTCTGAAATCATGGTAACGAATGAAAACAAGCGGGAATACATTGA cctggTCATCCAGTGGCGGTTTGTAAACAGAGTGCAGAAGCAAATGAATGCCTTTCTGGAG GGATTCACAGAACTGCTTCCTATTGATCTGATTAAAATTTTTGATGAAAATGAACTGGAG TTACTGATGTGTGGCCTTGGTGACGTCGATGTCAATGATTGGAGACAACACACCATCTATAAAAATGGTTACTGCCCAAATCATCCTGTTATCCAGTGGTTCTGGAAG GCTGTTCTGCTGATGGATGCTGAGAAACGGATCCGGCTCCTGCAGTTTGTGACCGGGACGTCACGTGTGCCTATGAATGGATTTGCTGAACTTTATG GTTCAAATGGTCCTCAGCTGTTTACAATAGAGCAGTGGGGAAGTCCTGATAAGCTGCCCCGAGCTCACACCTG CTTTAACCGCCTAGACTTACCTCTGTATGAATCTTTCGAGGATCTGCGGGAGAAGCTCCTCATGGCCGTGGAGAATGCCCAGGGGTTTGAAGGGGTGGATTAA
- the NEDD4L gene encoding E3 ubiquitin-protein ligase NEDD4-like isoform X9, with product MERPYTFKDFLLRPRSHKSRVKGFLRLKMAYMPKNGGQEEENSDQRDDSEHGWDVVDSSDAASQRQEELPPPPLPPGWEEKVDNLGRTYYVNHNNRTTQWHRPSLVDVGSESDNNIRQINQEAAHRRFRSRRHISEDLEPEPVESGDIPEPWETISEEASASGDSLSLSLPPPPASPVSRTSPQELSEELSRRLQVTPDSNGEQLSSLIQRDPSSRLRSCSVTDTVAEQSQLSLPSVAYVHTTPGLPSGWEERKDAKGRTYYVNHNNRTTTWTRPIMQLAEDGMVGPGATSSNHLSEPQIRRPRSLSSPTVTLSAPLEGMKDSPVRRAVKDTLSNPQSPQPSPYNSPKPQHKGAQSFLPPGWEMRIAPNGRPFFIDHNTKTTTWEDPRLKFPVHLRSKASLNPNDLGPLPPGWEERIHLDGRTFYIDHNNKITQWEDPRLQNPAITGPAVPYSREFKQKYDYFRKKLKKPADIPNRFEMKLHRNNIFEESYRRIMSVKRPDVLKARLWIEFESEKGLDYGGVAREWFFLLSKEMFNPYYGLFEYSATDNYTLQINPNSGLCNEDHLSYFTFIGRVAGLAVYHGKLLDGFFIRPFYKMMLGKPITLKDMESVDSEYYNSLKWILENDPTELDLMFCIDEENFGQTYQVDLKPNGSEIMVTNENKREYIDLVIQWRFVNRVQKQMNAFLEGFTELLPIDLIKIFDENELELLMCGLGDVDVNDWRQHTIYKNGYCPNHPVIQWFWKAVLLMDAEKRIRLLQFVTGTSRVPMNGFAELYGSNGPQLFTIEQWGSPDKLPRAHTCFNRLDLPLYESFEDLREKLLMAVENAQGFEGVD from the exons ATGGAGAGGCCGTATACATTTAAGGATTTCCTCCTCAGACCAAGAAG CCACAAATCTCGCGTGAAGGGTTTTTTGAGACTGAAAATGGCATATATGCCTAAAAATGGTGgccaagaggaagaaaacagtgatCAGAGGGATGACTCTGAG CATGGCTGGGATGTGGTGGATTCCAGCGATGCCGCATCTCAACGTCAGGAGGAGTTGCCACCTCCTCCACTGCCTCCTGGGTGGGAAGAGAAGGTGGACAACCTGGGGCGGACTTACTACGTGAATCACAACAACAGGACCACCCAGTGGCACCGACCCAGCCTCGT TGACGTGGGATCCGAGTCAGATAACAATATCAGACAGATAAACCAAGAGGCAGCTCACAGGCGGTTCCGCTCTCGGCGCCACATCAGTGAGGATTTGGAACCAGAGCCTGTGGAGAGCGGAGACATTCCTGAG CCTTGGGAAACCATTTCAGAGGAGGCAAGTGCCAGTGGGGATTCCTTAAGCTTGTCActgccacctcctccagcaTCTCCAGTATCCCGGACCAGTCCTCAGGAGCTATCTGAGGAGCTGAGCAGAAGACTCCAGGTCACTCCTGATTCCAATGGGGAACAACTCAGCTCTTTGATT caaagAGACCCTTCTTCACGACTGAGGTCCTGCAGTGTAACAGACACCGTCGCTGAACAGTCCCAGTTATCCCTG CCTTCTGTGGCCTACGTGCACACCACGCCTGGCTTACCTTCGGGCTGGGAGGAGCGCAAGGACGCCAAGGGTCGGACCTACTATGTCAACCACAACAACCGGACCACAACGTGGACACGGCCCATCATGCAG CTCGCCGAGGACGGGATGGTGGGGCCGGGCGCGACCAGCAGCAACCACCTGAGCGAGCCGCAGATCCGGCGGCCCCGCAGCCTCAGCTCCCCCACTGTCACCCTGTCAGCACCGCTCGAG GGCATGAAGGACTCTCCGGTGCGCAGGGCGGTGAAGGACACCCTCTCCAACCCTCAGTCCCCACAGCCGTCCCCCTACAACTCCCCCAAGCCCCAGCACAAGGGGGCCCAGAGCTTCCTGCCCCCGGGCTGGGAGATGCGCATCGCCCCGAACGGCCGCCCCTTCTTCATCGACCACAACACCAAGACCACCACCTGG GAGGATCCACGGCTGAAGTTTCCAGTGCATTTGAGATCCAAAGCATCACTGAACCCCAATGACTTGGGCCCTCTTCCT cctggctgggaggaAAGAATACATCTGGATGGAAGAACGTTTTATATAGACCATA ATAATAAAATTACCCAGTGGGAAGACCCCAGGCTGCAGAACCCAGCCATCACAGGCCCA GCAGTGCCGTACTCCAGGGAGTTCAAGCAGAAATACGACTATTTCCGCAAGAAGTTAAAGAAACCT GCTGACATACCCAACAGATTTGAGAtgaaattacacagaaataacatttttgagGAGTCCTACAGAAGAATCATGTCCGTGAAGAGACCTGATGTACTAAAAGCCAGGCTCTGGATTGAATTTGAGTCAGAAAAAGGACTTGACTATGGAGGTGTGGCCAGAGAgtggttttttctcttgtccAAGGAGATGTTTAACCCTTACTATGGTCTCTTTGAATACTCAGCAAC GGACAACTATACACTTCAGATTAATCCTAATTCAGGTCTCTGTAACGAAGACCATCTGTCGTACTTCACGTTCATTGGCCGGGTGGCCGGCCTGGCTGTGTACCACGGGAAGCTGCTGGACG GCTTCTTCATCAGACCTTTCTACAAGATGATGCTGGGGAAGCCCATAACTCTCAAAGACATGGAGTCAGTG GATAGCGAATACTACAACTCTTTGAAGTGGATCCTGGAAAACGACCCTACGGAGCTGGATCTCATGTTTTGCATAGATGAGGAAAACTTTGGACAG ACATATCAAGTGGACCTGAAGCCCAATGGGTCTGAAATCATGGTAACGAATGAAAACAAGCGGGAATACATTGA cctggTCATCCAGTGGCGGTTTGTAAACAGAGTGCAGAAGCAAATGAATGCCTTTCTGGAG GGATTCACAGAACTGCTTCCTATTGATCTGATTAAAATTTTTGATGAAAATGAACTGGAG TTACTGATGTGTGGCCTTGGTGACGTCGATGTCAATGATTGGAGACAACACACCATCTATAAAAATGGTTACTGCCCAAATCATCCTGTTATCCAGTGGTTCTGGAAG GCTGTTCTGCTGATGGATGCTGAGAAACGGATCCGGCTCCTGCAGTTTGTGACCGGGACGTCACGTGTGCCTATGAATGGATTTGCTGAACTTTATG GTTCAAATGGTCCTCAGCTGTTTACAATAGAGCAGTGGGGAAGTCCTGATAAGCTGCCCCGAGCTCACACCTG CTTTAACCGCCTAGACTTACCTCTGTATGAATCTTTCGAGGATCTGCGGGAGAAGCTCCTCATGGCCGTGGAGAATGCCCAGGGGTTTGAAGGGGTGGATTAA